The Polaribacter sp. MED152 region AGAACGAATTAACTTTACAATACTTTCTATTTGATTTAATAAGGCTTTAGAAGCTTCTTCAAAAACCAAATGTGCTTCGTCTATAAATATCACCAATTCTGGTCTGCCAGAATCACCTTGTTCAGGGAAAGTTTCATAAACTTCAGCCAACAACTGCAACATAAAAGTAGAAAACAGTTTTGGCTTATCTTGTATATCTGTTAATCTTAAAACAGAAATAACTCCTCTACCATCATCATCTATTCTAGTTAAATCTTCTACTTCAAAAGATTTTTCTCCAAAAAACAAGTCTCCTCCTTGTTGTTCTATCTCAATAATTTTACGCAAAATTGCTCCTGTAGAAGAAGTCGAAATTCTACCATATTCAGCCTGAATAGCTTCTTTACCTTCTTGCGTTACAAATTGCAATACTTTCTTAAAATCTTTAATGTCTAAAAGTGGCAATTTATGATCATCACAGTATTTAAAAATAATAGCAACAATTCCACTTTGTGTCTCTGTTAAATCTAAAATTCTAGATAATAATACTGGTCCAAATTCAGAAATGGTAGCACGCATTTTAGTACCATTTTGTTCTGAAATTGATAAAACTTCTATTGGAAATTTTTTGGCTTCAAAAGGAATACCAATTTTCTGATGACGTTCATCAATTTTTGGATGTCCAGGACTTGCTTTGGCCAAACCTGAAAGATCCCCTTTAATATCCATCAATAATACAGGAATACCCTTTTCTGATAAATTCTCGGCTAAAACCTGTAAGGTTTTTGTTTTACCAGTACCTGTTGCACCAGCAATTAAACCATGCCTATTTAATGTTTTAAGTGGCACTTTTACAATAGCATTTGTAACAGTTTCTTCACCCAACATTGCAGCACCAAGTGCTATAAAATCGCCTTTGGATTTATAGCCCTCATTTATGTATTCAAAAAACGCTTCTTTTTGACTCATCAAAATAAATTTTGATAAAAATAAGTAAAGTTTAAGAAGTGGGAAATAATTTAGGGCTTTTGTGAAATATTTGTTTATATCAAAATATAAATATCGAAATCAACATTAATTAAAAAAGAGTAGTAAAAAATAATTAGCGTCTTTGTTTTCTTATCGCTTTATCTTTTTGCACCTTATCCCAGTATTTTTTAGCAACAAGTAATAAACCAAAACTTTCGCCTTTCTCTTTTCCTAAATGCTTATGATGCATTTTATGTGCCCATTTTATAGCCTTTACATAGGTATTATTACTTCTAGAAAACCATTTAAAACGTTGATGAATAATGACATCATGCACTAGAAAATAAGCAAAGCCATAAAGTGCTATACCAAAACCAATACCTGCAAGCCAGAAGACTTTATCTTGCAAACCAAACATTATACATAACCAACTTGGAATAGCAAAGATTAAAAAGAATGCATCATTTTTTTCAAAAAAGTGAGCATTTGGTTTGTGATGATCTTCATGCAAATACCATAAAAATCCGTGCATTACATATTTGTGCATTACCCAAGTTACACCCTCCATTATAACGAACGTTAGTAAAGTAATTGATAAGATATAAAGAAAAATCATTTATAAAATAAACTAATAGTTATGAAAAATATAAGTTGAATTACATACAGATAAACAGCAAATTTATTCTGTTTATTAAAACTCAAATTTACGAATAAATACTGTAAAATTAAACTTCCAAAAAACCAACATACATAGTTATAAATTGGAATTTCTCCAAGAGGATACCACTGCCAGAAATTTAATTTGATTGCAACAGGTTCTAAAAATAAATCTAAAAATACTGCAGCAAAGGCTCCAGTTATCGCCAATACATGAAACTCTAAACCCTTAGAAATGGATAAGTTATATTTAACCTTCAGCCAAGTATAGGTTTGAAAAGTTAAACTACCAACGGAATACATAGTGATAAACCATAAATTACCCAATAAAATAGGAACACCCCAAATTTTATACCCCATAACACTGGAATATTCATAATCTCCAAAAAGAAAACCTGTGTTGATACCAATAATTTCATAAATAAGACCTGCAAAAATACAAGCTAGAAAAAAGAGCCAAAGTGATTTATTAATTTTTTGATGCGTAAAAATCAACAACACCAAGGAAATAATTAAATTTAATGGTGTATTATTAATAAAAAAATCATCGTAATCAGTAAAAAGTAAACCAATAATGGCACTCACATGAAATAATAAAGTTATTCCTAAGGCTAATTTATATTTATGTAAGGTTAATTTATTCAATGTCATCTGCTACTAATTTTGCACTTTTAAAACACAAAGGAATTCCTCCTCCTGGATGAACACTTCCTCCACAGAAATATAAATTTTTATAATGCTTACTTCTATTTTGTTGCCTGAAAAAAGCAGCCATTTTACTGTTACTACTAGTTCCATATAAAGAGCCCATAAAGCTTGCCGTTTTTTCTTGAATGTTTAACGGAGATAATGTCTCTTCTACAACAATATGATTTTCAAGATTAGTATTTAATTGTTTATTTATTTGTTTAATAATAAACTTTTT contains the following coding sequences:
- a CDS encoding carotenoid biosynthesis protein; translation: MTLNKLTLHKYKLALGITLLFHVSAIIGLLFTDYDDFFINNTPLNLIISLVLLIFTHQKINKSLWLFFLACIFAGLIYEIIGINTGFLFGDYEYSSVMGYKIWGVPILLGNLWFITMYSVGSLTFQTYTWLKVKYNLSISKGLEFHVLAITGAFAAVFLDLFLEPVAIKLNFWQWYPLGEIPIYNYVCWFFGSLILQYLFVNLSFNKQNKFAVYLYVIQLIFFITISLFYK
- a CDS encoding beta-carotene hydroxylase, with product MEGVTWVMHKYVMHGFLWYLHEDHHKPNAHFFEKNDAFFLIFAIPSWLCIMFGLQDKVFWLAGIGFGIALYGFAYFLVHDVIIHQRFKWFSRSNNTYVKAIKWAHKMHHKHLGKEKGESFGLLLVAKKYWDKVQKDKAIRKQRR
- a CDS encoding helicase HerA-like domain-containing protein; translated protein: MSQKEAFFEYINEGYKSKGDFIALGAAMLGEETVTNAIVKVPLKTLNRHGLIAGATGTGKTKTLQVLAENLSEKGIPVLLMDIKGDLSGLAKASPGHPKIDERHQKIGIPFEAKKFPIEVLSISEQNGTKMRATISEFGPVLLSRILDLTETQSGIVAIIFKYCDDHKLPLLDIKDFKKVLQFVTQEGKEAIQAEYGRISTSSTGAILRKIIEIEQQGGDLFFGEKSFEVEDLTRIDDDGRGVISVLRLTDIQDKPKLFSTFMLQLLAEVYETFPEQGDSGRPELVIFIDEAHLVFEEASKALLNQIESIVKLIRSKGIGLYFVTQNPKDVPEDILAQLGLKIQHALRAFTAKDRKAIKLAAENYPTSEYYDTKEVLTQLGIGEAFVSVLNEKGIPTPLARTMLRAPMSRMDILTDQELNQVINNSRLIHKYNNELDRESAYELLNQKIKDINEAEQKAIEDAERQKEIERLAKQKAREEKYRRGSRRRSTRQDPLVKVLTSATFIRAVFGILKKVIK